In one Oryza glaberrima chromosome 2, OglaRS2, whole genome shotgun sequence genomic region, the following are encoded:
- the LOC127762134 gene encoding protein CHLOROPLAST IMPORT APPARATUS 2 isoform X1: MSSSCIPTGLRLDLDMVKAATSPGAHSSPLRPAHSSPSSTLSEASNTSSSSATSVSLKRARAPRKRPNQAYNEAAALLASIHPSVFPVKKSPKTASRPPTRQLSGLSAVFDPSSDLLPPLPVLADAAFLLRDTPPTPRQNCSSPAPVSSAFREFRDPAPLSPASPHTTDEPGELDFDDDCFLDVDEAAADGAAGGIDGIMGSLTVETNTAAATTSDDSILSSSGIHPYLRSLMVVGLAGRFELGLGSRHGARPNLNRALKRRDDDGAWWMWPAVPVKDITVAPPPPTPTPTPTPPRPQGTASNTTAAMPSPPSAPEKKKSKKKKVVKVEKVMAREKEEEESPPDARCKEEEAADGTVDAGNGDGAPTMAPKTGLGLKLDADDVLKAWSGKGSMFADGGAPESPKSAAEVRAKLADIDLFPENGNGAGGIREASVMRYKEKRRTRLFSKKIRYQVRKVNADCRPRMKGRFVRSPSLLQQVLEEES; the protein is encoded by the exons ATGTCGTCTTCTTGCATACCGACCGGCCTGAGGCTGGACCTGGACATGGTgaaggcggcgacgtcgccgggCGCGCACTCGTCGCCGCTGCGGCCGGCgcactcgtcgccgtcgtcgacgctgTCGGAGGCGTCGaacacgtcgtcgtcgtcggcgacgtcggTGTCGCTGAAGCGCGCCAGGGCGCCGCGGAAGCGGCCGAACCAGGCGTacaacgaggcggcggcgctgctcgcgTCCATCCACCCCTCCGTCTTCCCCGTCAAGAAGAGCCCCAAGacggcgtcgcggccgccgacgaggcaGCTCTCCGGCTTGTCGGCGGTGTTCGACCCCTCCTCCgacctcctcccgccgctccccgtcctcgccgacgccgcatTCCTCCTCCGCgacacgccgccgacgccgcggcagaactgctcgtcgccggcgccggtgagcaGTGCGTTCCGGGAGTTCCGCGACCCAGCGCCGCTGTCACCGGCGAGCCCCCACACCACCGACGAGCCCGGCGAGCTCGACTTCGACGACGACTGCTtcctcgacgtcgacgaggccgcggccgacggcgcggccggGGGCATCGACGGCATCATGGGCAGCCTCACCGTGGAGACCAACACAGCCGCCGCCACAACCTCCGACGACTCCATCCTCTCCAGCTCCGGCATACACCCTTACCTCAGGAGCCTCATGGTGGTCGGCCTCGCCGGCCGGTTCGAGCTCGGCCTCGGCTCGCGCCACGGCGCGCGGCCAAACCTCAACCGCGCGCTCaagcggcgcgacgacgacggcgcgtggTGGATGTGGCCGGCCGTGCCAGTGAAAGACATcaccgtggcgccgccgccgccgacgccgacgccgacgccgacgccgccacggccacAGGGGACAGCGTCGAACACCACGGCCGCAATGCCATCGCCACCatcggcgccggagaagaagaagagcaagaagaagaaggtggtgaaGGTGGAGAAGGTGATGgcgagggagaaggaggaggaggagtcgccgCCCGACGCGAGGTGCAAGGAGGAGGAAGCCGCCGATGGAACAGTGGACGCCggcaatggcgacggcgcgccaaCGATGGCGCCCAAGACCGGGTTGGGGCTGaagctcgacgccgacgacgtgcTCAAGGCGTGGTCCGGCAAGGGGTCGATgttcgccgacggcggcgcgccggagTCGCCCAAGTCGGCCGCCGAAGTGCGG GCTAAACTTGCAGATATTGATCTGTTCCCTGAGAATGGAAATGGTGCTGGTGGCATCAGGGAAGCCAGCGTCATGAGGTACAAGGAGAAGCGGCGCACCCGACTGTTCTCGAAGAAGATCCGGTACCAGGTCCGGAAGGTGAACGCAGACTGCCGGCCTCGGATGAAG GGAAGGTTTGTTAGGAGCCCATCTCTTCTTCAACAAGTCCTGGAGGAAGAGAGCTAG
- the LOC127762134 gene encoding protein CHLOROPLAST IMPORT APPARATUS 2 isoform X2, producing MSSSCIPTGLRLDLDMVKAATSPGAHSSPLRPAHSSPSSTLSEASNTSSSSATSVSLKRARAPRKRPNQAYNEAAALLASIHPSVFPVKKSPKTASRPPTRQLSGLSAVFDPSSDLLPPLPVLADAAFLLRDTPPTPRQNCSSPAPVSSAFREFRDPAPLSPASPHTTDEPGELDFDDDCFLDVDEAAADGAAGGIDGIMGSLTVETNTAAATTSDDSILSSSGIHPYLRSLMVVGLAGRFELGLGSRHGARPNLNRALKRRDDDGAWWMWPAVPVKDITVAPPPPTPTPTPTPPRPQGTASNTTAAMPSPPSAPEKKKSKKKKVVKVEKVMAREKEEEESPPDARCKEEEAADGTVDAGNGDGAPTMAPKTGLGLKLDADDVLKAWSGKGSMFADGGAPESPKSAAEVRAKLADIDLFPENGNGAGGIREASVMRYKEKRRTRLFSKKIRYQVRKVNADCRPRMKASTRTDS from the exons ATGTCGTCTTCTTGCATACCGACCGGCCTGAGGCTGGACCTGGACATGGTgaaggcggcgacgtcgccgggCGCGCACTCGTCGCCGCTGCGGCCGGCgcactcgtcgccgtcgtcgacgctgTCGGAGGCGTCGaacacgtcgtcgtcgtcggcgacgtcggTGTCGCTGAAGCGCGCCAGGGCGCCGCGGAAGCGGCCGAACCAGGCGTacaacgaggcggcggcgctgctcgcgTCCATCCACCCCTCCGTCTTCCCCGTCAAGAAGAGCCCCAAGacggcgtcgcggccgccgacgaggcaGCTCTCCGGCTTGTCGGCGGTGTTCGACCCCTCCTCCgacctcctcccgccgctccccgtcctcgccgacgccgcatTCCTCCTCCGCgacacgccgccgacgccgcggcagaactgctcgtcgccggcgccggtgagcaGTGCGTTCCGGGAGTTCCGCGACCCAGCGCCGCTGTCACCGGCGAGCCCCCACACCACCGACGAGCCCGGCGAGCTCGACTTCGACGACGACTGCTtcctcgacgtcgacgaggccgcggccgacggcgcggccggGGGCATCGACGGCATCATGGGCAGCCTCACCGTGGAGACCAACACAGCCGCCGCCACAACCTCCGACGACTCCATCCTCTCCAGCTCCGGCATACACCCTTACCTCAGGAGCCTCATGGTGGTCGGCCTCGCCGGCCGGTTCGAGCTCGGCCTCGGCTCGCGCCACGGCGCGCGGCCAAACCTCAACCGCGCGCTCaagcggcgcgacgacgacggcgcgtggTGGATGTGGCCGGCCGTGCCAGTGAAAGACATcaccgtggcgccgccgccgccgacgccgacgccgacgccgacgccgccacggccacAGGGGACAGCGTCGAACACCACGGCCGCAATGCCATCGCCACCatcggcgccggagaagaagaagagcaagaagaagaaggtggtgaaGGTGGAGAAGGTGATGgcgagggagaaggaggaggaggagtcgccgCCCGACGCGAGGTGCAAGGAGGAGGAAGCCGCCGATGGAACAGTGGACGCCggcaatggcgacggcgcgccaaCGATGGCGCCCAAGACCGGGTTGGGGCTGaagctcgacgccgacgacgtgcTCAAGGCGTGGTCCGGCAAGGGGTCGATgttcgccgacggcggcgcgccggagTCGCCCAAGTCGGCCGCCGAAGTGCGG GCTAAACTTGCAGATATTGATCTGTTCCCTGAGAATGGAAATGGTGCTGGTGGCATCAGGGAAGCCAGCGTCATGAGGTACAAGGAGAAGCGGCGCACCCGACTGTTCTCGAAGAAGATCCGGTACCAGGTCCGGAAGGTGAACGCAGACTGCCGGCCTCGGATGAAGGCAAGCACTAGAACTGATTCTTGA
- the LOC127762135 gene encoding mitogen-activated protein kinase 3: MAIMVDPPNGMGNQGKHYYSMWQTLFEIDTKYVPIKPIGRGAYGIVCSSINRETNEKVAIKKIHNVFDNRVDALRTLRELKLLRHLRHENVIALKDIMMPVHRRSFKDVYLVYELMDTDLHQIIKSPQGLSNDHCQYFLFQLLRGLKYLHSAEILHRDLKPGNLLVNANCDLKICDFGLARTNSSKGQFMTEYVVTRWYRAPELLLCCDNYGTSIDVWSVGCIFAELLGRKPIFPGTECLNQLKLIVNVLGTMSESDLEFIDNPKARRYIKSLPYTPGVPLASMYPHAHPLAIDLLQKMLIFDPTKRISVTEALEHPYMSPLYDPSANPPAQVPIDLDIDENISADMIREMMWHEMLHYHPEVVAAMSAR; the protein is encoded by the exons ATGGCAATCATGGTGGATCCTCCAAATGGGATGGGTAACCAAGGGAAGCATTACTACTCGATGTGGCAAACTTTGTTTGAGATAGACACTAAGTATGTGCCAATCAAGCCCATCGGGCGAGGAGCTTATGGGATTGTTTGTTCATCCATAAATCGTGAGACCAACGAGAAAGTAGCAATAAAGAAGATACACAATGTTTTTGACAACCGTGTTGATGCACTAAGGACTTTGCGGGAGCTGAAACTTCTCCGGCATCTCCGCCATGAGAATGTTATTGCTTTGAAGGATATAATGATGCCAGTACACAGGAGGAGTTTTAAAGATGTGTACTTAGTTTATGAACTCATGGATACTGACCTGCATCAGATAATCAAGTCACCTCAGGGTCTTTCCAATGATCACTgccaatattttctttttcag TTGCTTCGAGGACTGAAATATCTCCATTCAGCAGAGATACTCCACAGAGACCTGAAACCTGGAAATCTACTGGTTAATGCAAACTGTGATCTCAAGATATGTGATTTTGGTCTTGCACGCACAAACAGTAGTAAAGGCCAGTTTATGACTGAGTATGTTGTCACCCGCTGGTATAGAGCTCCTGAGTTGCTCCTTTGCTGTGACAACTATGGCACTTCCATTGATGTTTGGTCTGTTGGTTGCATCTTCGCTGAGCTACTTGGTCGGAAACCTATTTTCCCAGGAACTGAGTGCCTAAATCAGCTCAAGCTCATTGTCAATGTTCTTGGCACCATGAGCGAGTCTGACTTGGAGTTCATTGACAACCCAAAAGCTCGCAGATATATCAAATCCCTCCCCTACACTCCCGGTGTGCCCCTCGCGAGTATGTATCCACATGCACACCCTCTTGCCATTGATCTTTTACAGAAGATGCTCATATTTGATCCTACCAAAAGAATCAGTGTCACCGAGGCTCTTGAGCACCCTTACATGTCCCCTCTGTATGATCCAAGTGCAAATCCTCCCGCGCAAGTGCCTATCGATCTGGACATAGACGAGAACATCAGTGCAGATATGATCAGGGAAATGATGTGGCACGAGATGCTCCACTACCACCCTGAAGTTGTTGCAGCAATGAGTGCCCGATGA